GTATTATAATGTTAATTTCTCTGGTCCGATGTATTATCGATGTCAGGTAAGTTGCAACGCTCAAACGGTTAGTTCTACAAGTGTTAAAATATTGGCTACAGATACTGCTTTGTGCTATTGCAGTGCTAATTTAGGTGGCGCATTATGCGGATCAAGTTGGTCACGGAGCAATCTTACAAACGTAACAATTTCAGGTACTTCCTTAAACAATAGCAACCCAATATGTGCGGTTACAAATGGCAGTTCGATAAATGCTTTTCCGCCTTATGGGAATAGCACAGCTACACTTCTTACCGGAAACACTTATTCTTTAAGTGTAACAACTTCTTACAATAATTCTTTAGCAGTATGGATTGATTATAATCAAAATGGAATATTTGAATCTTCCGAGTGGAAACAAATTACAAATTCTTCAACTGCAAGTGTTCCTAGTTCTACTAATTTAACCATTCCTCAAGGAATACCGACAGGAAAAACCGGTATGCGCATCAGATCGATAGAAAATATTTCAGGTACATTAACAGCAAATTCAGCTTGTATTAATTATATAACCGGCGAAA
The sequence above is a segment of the Bacteroidota bacterium genome. Coding sequences within it:
- a CDS encoding T9SS type A sorting domain-containing protein; amino-acid sequence: MTWHWIQLCVRVRLLHFICGREIRFGFGQSYQWENSTNNTTWSIIQGANYPYYNVNFSGPMYYRCQVSCNAQTVSSTSVKILATDTALCYCSANLGGALCGSSWSRSNLTNVTISGTSLNNSNPICAVTNGSSINAFPPYGNSTATLLTGNTYSLSVTTSYNNSLAVWIDYNQNGIFESSEWKQITNSSTASVPSSTNLTIPQGIPTGKTGMRIRSIENISGTLTANSACINYITGETEDYIITIDLGNSIRKTPDVAVINISPNPASEELKISSTTILTGKSHLEITNASGQLIYMEELVNFTTKAIDISQFPKGIYFLKLTSTASLIIKKVILE